In Rhinoraja longicauda isolate Sanriku21f chromosome 13, sRhiLon1.1, whole genome shotgun sequence, one genomic interval encodes:
- the LOC144599078 gene encoding G-protein coupled receptor 35-like, whose translation MNCTREVPESVKTFKVVLFSLVFIVGITFNALALRTFCWKLRKWTETTIYMTSLAVSDLMVLVTLPFKIYNNYSSLSKMVLCKLVNMLSNINMSISIIIITYISVDRYIAINHPFKAKVLRSPMKAALASAGAWIGASLVMLPLVFISFENDENPNTPCFFLDGSRRIPYLIFVLVIFIIVPLITVTYCSVQIVQTLRKRPLSNALALNTKRTIQLISANAIIFVACFMPYNIAFIVENAAMYMNADCTVQKQLSLFSNVAYSITNINCCLDAFCFYFVTADTDEHGQNQTQQTKNNGQNQATVQIDRSSDY comes from the coding sequence ATGAATTGCACGAGAGAAGTGCCTGAAAGTGTCAAAACATTTAAGGTCGTGCTCTTCAGTCTGGTTTTTATCGTCGGAATAACATTCAATGCTCTGGCCTTGCGAACATTCTGCTGGAAATTAAGAAAATGGACTGAAACCACGATTTACATGACAAGCCTTGCAGTATCAGACCTAATGGTGCTTGTCACCTTGCCTTTCAAAATTTACAACAATTACAGCAGTCTGTCAAAAATGGTTCTCTGTAAGCTTGTTAATATGTTGAGCAATATTAATATGTCTATTAGCATAATTATCATTACTTACATAAGCGTAGATAGATACATTGCTATAAATCATCCTTTTAAGGCTAAGGTATTGAGGTCGCCAATGAAAGCAGCCTTGGCATCTGCGGGTGCCTGGATTGGTGCAAGTTTGGTGATGTTGCCTTTAGTATTTATATCATTCGAAAATGATGAAAACCCCAACACACCTTGCTTCTTTCTAGATGGGAGTCGTCGGATTCcttatttaatttttgttttagtAATATTTATTATTGTCCCACTGATCACCGTGACCTATTGCTCAGTTCAAATTGTTCAAACGCTTCGAAAAAGACCCTTGTCCAATGCCCTAGCCTTGAACACAAAAAGAACAATACAGCTTATTAGTGCAAATGCCATCATCTTTGTTGCTTGCTTTATGCCTTACAACATAGCATTCATTGTTGAGAATGCAGCGATGTATATGAATGCTGActgcacagtgcagaaacagttaTCTCTATTCTCAAACGTTGCATATTCTATAACCAATATCAACTGCTGTCTTGAtgcattttgcttttattttgtcACTGCTGATACAGATGAGCATGGCCAGAATCAAACTCAGCAAACAAAAAATAATGGCCAAAATCAAGCTACTGTCCAGATTGACAGAAGTTCTGATTATTGA